The stretch of DNA GCACATAGAAATGATACTTGACTACCACTGAATTTCACATCATCCACTGAGTCAGCGTATGaagacagcagagctgggtcACTGTCAATCTACTCTCAGTCACTATAAAATTGTGATTTTGGGGCAAACCTTCAGCTCTCACTTTTTACCCCCTCAGTCTCCAGCAACTGACTCCTTATCAGTTACAGATTTTTGTAATTTAAGTTAATAGCCAAGATACATTAACATAAAACAGTACATTTATGTGACTTCAGAAAGGAACTGTTCACTAACCACAGCAAGCTCTTCCTGTAGATCCCTCACACATCACAGCAGTCGCTCTTTAAGGACTCTGGATGAGATGCCTTCACCCTGGAATAAATATCTTTCAGAGCAATGTGTCAACTCTCAGACTCATCAAATTTTGGACTTGAGATTCTTGGCTTGGCCCTAGGGCCATCACTCATCTTGGTGATGCATGGTGGAGGTAACTTTTATGATATTTGGAGAGATTTTCATGAAATTTGATGCCAAAATAGAAACTCATGGGGCTACTCTCAGTTGCGCCTATAAGGCACATTCAAAAAGGATGCAGGATGCAGCAATGCACAATGCCTTAAACCGGTGACTTCATTCAGCATCCATTGCcaaaatcagaaacattttctaaagCCACAAGCTGCCTTCATATCAAGTGCCATTCAGCTGGTATTTCACTGTTAGCAAATACTCAGAAAGTATTGCCTATAGCTCTAAAATTTTCTGCATACATAGGAATTTTCATTCCATATCAAGCTTTTTAGTTTTGACTCCAGCCATCATATcataatataatattttaatcGTATCTGCACAATGAAGTGTTCACTCATAACtttggtcccttccaacaatGCAATATACTGAAATTTTTAAATCTCTAAATTCAGTTAGCAAGTTGAATTATCATCttccaaataaatgttttgacAAACACATCTAGAGCTTCAGAACATCATATCTGTTCCATTCACTACAGCTACTTAACTTCAGCATTAACTTTGTTCTTGGGAAAAACCGTAAAAATTGAGATCAGTTTTTCTCTGTGCTATTTATAGGTTAGCACATTTTGTGTGTAATATAGCTTCTAGATTTTCCAGCTCTTATCCTTAGAATTCCTAGACAGTACCTAATTGTAAGCAATGGAAATGTTCCTACTCCCAGGACTTCGTAGGTAAGATTTTCAGTACTTTTATTACTTGTAATAAGGTGGTCAACTTCAAAACAGGAGAAGTTGAAGATCTGATCCTTGGGATAGGAGTTTCACATCCTATTGAAGCAAGCGAGGACTTGCTATGAAGTTTaaacagatacaaaataaataaaccagcCTTTTTGCTCTTGAGTTACGTAATGGGTGGCAAACCTGTCCATGGCAAGCAGGGTGGAACTAGACGATATTTAAGGTCCTTTCTgccccaagccattctatggttctatggtttCTATTAAGTCTCAGGGCAAGACTTCACTaagagagaggagcaggaaatCTGAAAATTAGCATTCTTCTTGGAACACTAGTTAATATTTAAGTGGTGATAATGTTTCTCTACCAAGAGTGCATTTGATCCCACtttcaaaggcaaaacagaGCTTTCAATCCTTTAGGTGCATTATTCTCTTTTAATTGTTCACTTCCTCTACTATTTTTCtatataaaataacattattgCACTTCCTCAAGAATTTTTGGCACGGAGATACATTTGCCCCTAAGATGcataaaaatgtacaaaaagtAAGCCATGTGaataagaaagcaaatactTGTAAAGAGCTCCATgaattcactttaaaatacatttcatagtAATTTGAAACTTACAAATAATTATTATACAAgttgcatttttattccttcacTGTTCCACATAGAATCTGTTCCAACAGAAGCAGCTGTTGTGCTTTTGTCCTTCATCCTTATCTTTCATCTGCCCCTCCTTCATCTCAACACATCAAACGAAAGTCTTGTAATAGTGGATGTAATGTGTCAACATGGTAGCCCTCTCCATATGAATAATATTTCTTACATAGTTTCCTAATAAATAAGCTTGATTCTTGGTTCTTGAACTTTCTTGGTGTAAGAACTGAGATTAGCTTTCCACTTCTTAACAAGCTCCTAAAATCAGGAGATGGAGTTTACAGTTGCAAGTGGCATCGGTGCCCTGAAGGGATTTTCCAAGACACTGGGCAGACCCTGCCTTTTCCAGGTTTTGAAGGACATGACTCACAGACCGTAGCCTTCTTTCAGTTAAGTTGACCGTGTAACAACATAGCCCTTATAACCTGTGAGTAGTTTTATAACAGATCATGAAGCCCTGCTGCAGAAAATTATGTTGTGATTCACTGCCCAAAGTTAATACTGATTACAATTAATGAAAAGAATCTTCAGGATTTCTTGAAAACAGAACACCTGATATATGCTGATGACACAATTGCTGTAGTTGTGATCAAGTTTTTGAAAGCTTTAGAGCTTAACTATATCCAGATCTAACAATCCAGTTAAAAGGGCAACTCACACGTCTGACAAGTATTGGACTAGAAGTGACACAAATAAGagacagtatttttatttttctctactaaaatatattaaataccATGTAGAAAATTGGTCTTTACCATACAGTTTCCACGTGTGTCACTCTACGTTCCTTTCtcacatacattttattttgctatgtACCTTTTCACTATCACCACAAAGCTTGAACTCTCACATTCAGTACAAGAGAGTCGGCAATATTAAAAGCTGGGTAGTTCTACTCTTCATTAGGTTTCTTATGCATTGCCAGGTTTAGTGAATACATCCATTTTGAATCACATGTGAACTAGATCACAAGGGACCTCCTTGATCACTTTTGGTAAAATTAATTGCAATACTCTCTCTGAATCCACTTGGATAATTATATGCATTGCATTTGAATATAACATGTTAGCTTTTGCTAAAAGAGTTCTTGTTCACTTCATCCTGCAAggctttcctcttttttccctttcagcaaTTACTAAATTTTGATGTAGTTGAAGTACATCTGTTTGAGAAATCAAACATGCAGAGAATTGCAACAAAGCAATCTATTATGTTGAAGTTGTTGTCATGtctgtgtttctttaaaatattcactAAAAAAATGTTGTTCTCACAAGCTCAAGCACATTACGTCTTTCCGTTTAGATTACAATACATCTTTATCAGGattgctgctttctgtattttccatgagTTCAACATCAATTGAATACTTATTCCCCCCTCCAAATTACTAAGAAAGAAGCTTATATTAGCTTGTAAATTCCCTGTtgtaaatttaaattttgtgggtttccttctttattttgtcttcCCATACAAGTATTTCACAGACTGCAGGGAGTCTATGAAACTGAATTGTATTTGAgcagctgttttcctgtttcaccTCGAGATGGCGGTGCGACACACTTATAACTAACTTTCTCATGCATAGCTGTTGCAAATTGCCAGTGCAtgtaatgtttttcaaaaggCCGGGGGGGTAggggagaaaacaaagatactAAAGCTATAAACATGTGCTAtcatgcaaaaagaaagcatgcGTGACAAGTGCAAGGCATCTGTAACTACTTGCCTCACTTCAAACAGATTTTGCACAGAGCAGTTCTGCTGTACTACCCAAATCGTTCTGCGGTTTCCTGTGTGTGCTGTAAATTGGGCATGATGTGCTCAGTGTGGTGAGTGACACTGGGCAAGTTGTTCAGATACACCTCTGTGCTGTTTGACACACCTAGGAAAGAAAACTAGAGAGATGTGAGTTACCGAGCAGCCAATGAGGGACATTCATTCTCTTCTTGTTGCATCTGCTCACTCCATGCAATATCCTGctgatttccatttttcccctcacttttATGCACTTGCACTTTAAGAGAAGTGTTCTGTATCTTCTCTGCAGCCCCATTTGAGGTCTTTGGCCCCTGCCTCTGTGACACCTCTAGGCCCTCACAGACATGGATACTGCTTGTGGGCCCACGTCATTggcctgtccctgtccctgtccttGTCCTTGTCCCTGTCCCACATGCTCCTGACACATGGTGCTGCCATGGATGCCCACCCAGTCTGCCCTGGCTCTTTTCTGGTCCTGCTTGGCCACTTTCAGCCCTGTCAGGAACGTGAGCAAGATGGGATCCTGCACTGAGGGTGGCTAACTCACTGAGCATGCAGTACCAGCCTCACACACAAGAGAGCAGGAACGTACTCTTCAGTATGAGaatttaaaatcatagaagcatagaataaCCGATTGGTTTAGGTATGAAGGGATATTAAAGCTCATCTAGTTTGAactcctctgctgtgggcagggctgcccccaccagcacaggctgcccagcacccaaccagcctggccttgagtgcatccagagatgagcacccacagctcctctgggcagcctttcccaatgcctcaccaccctctgaacaTCTGCCTAAGATAATCtatcctctttcagtttaaaaccattataccttgtcctatcgccacatgcccttgtaaaaagtccctccccaaaATCACCTCAGGAGTCACCTGATATGGAAATACATTGCTGGACTGATATGTACAATACATATTTGCAGTTTGGCCTAAACATCAGAAGTCCTTCAGTGTTATACCACTGTGTGTATATTCAAATCTGAAAGCCTGGAAATGTATTCCAAATTAATGGGATGTTTGTATTTCAGGGGAGAATGTTCTTCTGGTTGAGGCACTCTCCTTGTTACCAGTGAAAAGGTGAGAAAGATGGAGCTAATTACTGAGGCCTTcagtggaaaagagagagaaaaagagactgGAACCTAGGAGAAACAAGGACGAGAGAGCACAAAGAAGTGAGGCTACACAGCTACATTACCAAAATCTTTCTCAGTCCCATAGAGTAGAAAAAGATCCTGTAAACATTTGTACAGCATTGCATAAGATATCGGTTTAGTGGGGTATTCAAAGCATCTTTCATGCTAACTAGACCAGAAAGACCATTCCAAATGTACTTGACATAGACATTTGAAAGACTAACACAGCTGTTACTGGATATGGATGTAGCTGTCCCGCAGTAAGCTGTACTGGaattgtttctctttgcagttGAAGTGCGAataaagcttaatttttttttcaatgaagaagatggaaaaaataaaaataataataaaaaattaatgcatttattaatGAAGTAAAGTAAAACGAGTCTATCATCAGAGAATTCAGTAGGGACAGCAATAACTTTCAGCAGTTTCTAAAAGCATTACAGCACAACCAACCATATATCACTACACTTGAGGGTTAAATTTTCCTCATCAATTGAATCACCAgcttgcaaaacagaaaacagctgctgaacAGATAATGGTCTACATCCCAGGTTATTTTCATCCCTATTTAGGAAACCACACATGCAGagttgcatttttaaatgatttctaGAAGACAGTTTGAGAAAAGCCAATAACTGCATAAAGAAGCAtgtctctcttccttctcacaATGCTAGAGTCAATGAGTGAACATTCAGAAGTTATCTCAAACATCTGATCTACCTTTGAAAATTTCCTCACATTGCAATGCAGCCTTCACGAGTCTAAAATACAATTGAAGAACCTTAATTATTCATACATTCAGTATTCCTGCTCTTTTGTCAACTCAGTAGAGAAGTTCATTTGTGATTTCTATTGAAATTCAACTGCCTATTTCTGCATAAGCCTACCATCCCTTAGCAAACAAAGATGGCATATAAACTGGCTTACCATTCTCATGACATTGAAGGATGTAAGACCATGAGAGAGagctctaaagaaaaaaagacaaacaagaagGAATGAAAGTATCTCATCTGATAATTTCTAGCACCAGTGCAatttaggaaaataatgaattttctaGCAAACAGTAAATTTGGAAGGTTCAAGCTGGTAAGCCCCAGAAAATTAAAGCTTCTGAGACAACATGATAGCCATTAAGGATCTGAAGTCGTCTTTACATACTACTAGGAAAAAATTGCCTTCTCCTGGAAGCTGTGAAGCACGAGCCTTCACAGTAAGTTCCTGGCACTCTTGAGCCTGACTCCCTGGCATGCTGTGGGAGACTGCTGAATTTGTAGGTTACTACAACCgtcattttctctctctaggCAGGGATGGTTatgtttctctccttcctccaaTGAAGTTGTGCACAAAAGCCTATGTTTCACCTATGTAAAACAACTGCAACAACATCTAATGCACTTTAATGTATAGCTTGCCTAACCAAAAATACACACTATTACTGCTGTCAAGCTAGTTAAACTTCTTGCCTTTGTACAATGCAATAACTGTATTTCCATTAGAAGAAATACAGTTAATGTCTGTTGCGATATATACTTTAGAAAAACTGAATAATTAAATGCCCatttaaatatctttcaaaTTACTTGTCTACTcattatttacaaaaacaaagagcaCTATTGCAATCACTAGAGGAGCATTGCTTTTTCACTTTAGTACTTACGCATGGAAGCACATATGAAAACTGTTGATGCCACTCAAGACCGAAGGACTATAAATAGTTCTCTGTTGTTAGAGGAGAGGAGATGAAACAGGTCTTATGGCACTGGAGCACAGCACGTCCTATCAAGTGACTGTGCTCTGCCTGTGCTAAAAGTGAGAGGTGACATCAAGAGATCAGCTAGCCTGTGAGTAAGGCACACGCCTGGAGAAAATTTGGTCTAACTGTAGGTTCCCTTAGgcagcacaaacacagcaaCTTGCCTTTCTGCCTCAGCAATGGCAGAAGCTGTTATAAGACACTGGGTGGAAACTCCTGTACGCTATCAAGAACAGTTTGCTGCTGAGGAGCTGGAAGAACACAAACTGAATCACTCTCTCTATGCTTTGCCAGGACCTTTTACATCTGCACTGAGCAGAAGAGGACAAATTGTGGAAAGTACAGATGGGGCTGAGACAAGAGgccagaaagaggaaaagacagGCTTTCAGGTCTTGCTGGATGTTGTGCAATTTCGCCCTGAAGATATCATTATTCAGACTTTTGAAGGCTGGCTCCTGATCAAAGCTCAGCACGGACCCAGGATGGATGAGCATGGCTTCATATCCAGAAGCTTTACCAGACAATACAAACTGCCTGATGGAGTGGAGAACAAAGATTTGTCTGCGCTCTTCTGCCATGATGGCATTTTGGTTGTTGAAATGAAGAACTCGGTGGGAATTAATTAGAGTCTTGTCCATAGTTTATTGGTGAGAGAAAATTGTTCTTAATATAACAAATGGTATCATTCAAGCAATGCTGTAGAGTGTAGAAAGCATGTGGCAGTATTTatattacagaaaaggaaaataatcatatatatttttcagtatgcTAAATTTGTTTTTTGATGTGAAATGTTAGACCACTTGCCTCCAGCTAAGCATGTGCTGGAAAGCCAGACTTTTTGAACATGAGAAATGTGATTTCTCATACTAATCACAGTATGAGAAAAAAGTATATACTTGATAACATTGAAATAAAGCACGTTTAAGGGTTCATTTAAGGATTCGTGTTTCTAAGCAGGAAGTATTTGTAATATATATTCATAATCATTAAGGAAGCAATAAACAGGTTGTGAGTTTTATGTAAATCTCATTTATAtaccaaaaatgttttataactTTTTTAGAACAAGAGGactatcaggaaaaaaattcactgttcaaatttataaacaaaatattcttgAGAGAGTACATTTTAGATGTGTTACATATTTGGAAgtatacaaaaagaaaataatcactcACTAcctttgtttgaaaatacagtaagtaGAATTGATActttctgtcaaaaacaaaggaattatTGCAAAAGATttagaaagctgtttttgtttaacATATTCAGATAACTGTTAGCAACggatgaaaaaatatattgcttacAAATACCCAAAGGACCAAACCATTCTGTGTGAAGCCCTGCTAATAAGAAGGCACTACTGTAGTACGTATGCCTTGATTATTATTCACTGTCTGGTTGATCAATcagatgaatattttattctctgtgaTCCTTGGCAATGTAGGCTGACATGCCCCAACTGTATCTTGAAGAGAAAAGCTTTCTGCTAACTttttctctcactctctctATGGGCACTACATAGATCCAATATTAAGGGAAAGAGCGGGAAGGAGTTCTTACTACAGATACAGGTCTAATTTCTCTCCCAGTTTCTCTCATCTAAGAAAAGTGGTAGACATTGAAAAACATCCGCCCACTACACCTAGTATCTAGACTtctcaacatttaaaaaatggtcCATGTGAATTTGCAAGTGCTCAAACATTTGAGAATATCTACAGTTGCAAACTGAACTGTCTCCTTTCACATATATTGGAGATAAGTTTGACTGCTGTGCTATGAATAGTAGAAGAATGTGGAATGGAAAGTGCCAAGTTAAATACAGACTCTGTATGATAGCCATCTGCTATATGGCCAAGTGAAAAACATATTCAAATGAAATTGAATACCAATACGATTCTAagactatgaaaaaaaatctgatgaacAAAACTGTGGCTCTCACCAGCTGAAGCCAGAgagttctttcagttttaaacaaaGGCCAAAAGCTTCTACTTCTGCACATGTCCATTCATTGGAATGATTTATGTCATGATTGTTTAGACTTGATGGCATTTGAAAGCAGTTcactcagaaaaatgaagagtccaattcttgtattttatttcgTATTTGTACTAAACTGAAGTTTGTaccaaaaaaatgcagaataagaCCTGGATTGTAAATTTCCATAATGAgcaattattttgttgttgttgttgttgttgtttttagttGAGTAGAAGTCAGAAACAGCTATTTTCTACAAAACCAGGCTAAATGAAATCATATATCCCATATTTTCATTCAGCCCACACTTCTACCTTATATCGCCTGTGTTTAGGCAATATAAGGTAGAAAGTTAGGTCTGCATCTAAACACTTCTGAGTCAAGAAGCTTCCTCAGCCAGGAATCTTATGGAACACATAACAGGGATTAAAGACCGTGAATTCTAAATGCAGGTCTGGATTTAAACTTTGCACACCAACTTTATAAAACTCACATGTTCAGATTCGTGATTTCCACATCAACTTATGGCACAACTGATGGGATACAGCTCAGAGTGACCAGTTCATAACCTGCtttgatggctttttttctctgtttacagAGAATTTTGTAAATTTGATCATTTAAAATGacagataaatataaaaatgacttAGCTTGTGGTATTTATTGCcctagagattaaaaaaaaaacacatttttaaaagaaaaaaaaaccacacacacataactgacttaattattttaaattagatcACGATTAAACTACTGGAAACTTGGCAAGGAGTTGGATGAGAGACAGACAAAATCATACCGTCTACTCCATGTGTAAATGCCATGGTCCTGCCCATATCTGCCTGCCTCAGAAAACAGGAGAACATTTGACATTTGGCTGCCTCCATTGTCTCTTCACAAGTCCAATTCTGTACTTGCTGATGACGCTGTCCATCCAAACACAGAGGAATGTACTGACCCAAATGCATGAAGGTTTGCACACAGCCTTGTTTCGTCTTCTTCATGAAAGCCCTAGTCCATGCTCCCTCATGGGTGGGAATAGCAGCAGTGTGATGGCGAACTGAGACCACGCTGTAATACAGACCTGATCCTAACTCCCATAACGCAAAGCAGAGGGAAGTGATTCTGTCATTTGTTTCGCTTATTGAAAGCTTTGAGATGAATGATCTCTATATGTTCACCAGAACAGCTTCAAAGTACCTGGCAGAgctcttctgaattttctgtaaGAAACTGTTTCCATTCATCATATGTGATGTTTGACTTCAATACAATGAAATGCAAACATCAAGAAGAGAGCTGTAAATACTGCTCATGGACAGTGGAATGAGAGATTTGTACACAGCAAAAGGATTTCAGAACAGTTACAGCTTAAGGCAGGTTTAAGGCACActgatttaattaaattaaGGACTCTATCTGCAAAATCCTGGCCCAGAATAACCAATACATGCTGTAGCAAGTGGTGCAGAGCAACTTACTGAGCCTTCTCTGCTCCCATCAGTGAAGGATTACCTTTGTAATTGATTGGGCTGTTCTTCCAAATTGAGTCAAGATGATTTCATGCGTGAATCTAATCACTGTGAGAAATGCTTtcatagaagaagaaaatgtctcaATGTCAGCACAAGTTGCCAAAAGCAAGGTCACAAGCATATTTCTGGGTGACCCCTGTGAGCAGAAGGCCCACAGATGCCTTGGACTTTGAGGAATCACCTTGCCTTTTTATAGAATCTGCCTTGTCCAGGGCATTTGAGACAACACTGCACAACCTGATACTTGCAGTGCAGGGAATTGAGGCTGACATGGCACTCATCATCCACTCAATAACAGCTCAGCTACAGCTCTCAATATTGgaatagaggaaaagaaacctCTGTGGTAACTGTGGTAACAAAATTCCGTTTAAGAGGAACAGGTCTTTCATTCCTTATTCAGTACAGAGCTGGAAatcaaaatatgctttttatcTGAGTAACACAAGATTTATCTTCTAAtggaagaatttctgaaaatattaggTGTGCCTTCTCATTTGAAAGAAACACTCACTTTAGTCTTGCTGACTGCCACAGACAATGTCTGGCTCTGGTCATCCAGAGGACAGCATCTCAGCAGCCTTACCCTGAAGGAAGGGGTGAGGTGTGAGGGCTTAGACCTGTGCATTACAACTGAGAAACCTAAGCTGGATGCACTCATGCTAACTTTGGAGCCAGAAGTATCATCCCTCTTTGCCAAACCAAGTCCAGAAAGCCTGGAACACCCACTGCAGTACAtgaactgcaaacaaacaaacaaatacataaaatccctcattttaaatattttcatggatGAAGAGACAGGAGAACCGTGGCAATACAGCTTAGGCAATACACCATTCAGGTGGGGCTAGGTCAGAGGTCTCAGATCTCTGCTCCACTGTGGGTTGCAGCCTCACCACAAGTCCCATCAATCTTTGAAATGTCTTCCTCAGCCCTTTAAAACGCTAATTTTATAAAGAAGTCATGTGTTTCTCACATACCCCAACCACACAGTAATAATGCTGATGATCCTATTTTCAGGGGGAAATATGTCCAGTAACCACTTGCTCATGCAGAACTGATAcaagaagagaaacatttaCAGTTTTTCCTGAGTTCTTCAGTTTGCTTACTGTACTTTGGGCTGTTCCTGTCCGTGGTGAGCAGCCCTGCTTTGCTGATGAAGCATGCCATTCCCCAGCCCTGAAAGCTACTATAGAAACAGCAGTGGGGAGCTCTGCACACAAAGAGGAGACAAGAAACTGTAGGACATGGTGGGCCTGGGAAGTTCACCAAAGGTGAGTTCAAACAGTGATGGGGAGCAGGAAAAGCTCtccaattaattttaaatatacatttacaTATTCTAATTTTTTAAGGTATAATATTTCAATCTTCTGTGAAAAAGATttgactgtttttaaaaagtgagcATCTTTAAATGGCTAAGAAAGGCATTTTGAAATGGCTTTAACAAATTGAGCTTATTAGTAGAATAGGAACGGGAGAATAAGTCATCCGCTATCTTCAGCTACATTTCTTTCCAATTGTATGTTCTGTTAATTTTTCCA from Numida meleagris isolate 19003 breed g44 Domestic line chromosome Z, NumMel1.0, whole genome shotgun sequence encodes:
- the HSPB3 gene encoding heat shock protein beta-3, whose translation is MAEAVIRHWVETPVRYQEQFAAEELEEHKLNHSLYALPGPFTSALSRRGQIVESTDGAETRGQKEEKTGFQVLLDVVQFRPEDIIIQTFEGWLLIKAQHGPRMDEHGFISRSFTRQYKLPDGVENKDLSALFCHDGILVVEMKNSVGIN